The Paracoccus liaowanqingii genome window below encodes:
- the fliK gene encoding flagellar hook-length control protein FliK, with the protein MAEIQMTPTWPSRAEAAPETVMPLDGDPGFALLPVAAGTFWPLAGAAMPGAPGPGATASDPLARWLEGVLGMTAEFAAPPAKNPVLPTPGAVTVQVEGELAAPLEEPMPAEAQAIEVGTVETSVTAEVPGEGKNPESPAGIAVPEADAPPVPKTVPKTVEGAMPPTDGMVLRLKEADARGTPQAGSAQVAPPPADARHLGPPPTGEASVAVAPPAPIAGGKETDPSLASDADQPGQRPLQSDQPTGNARPGDVAADPSATEGRESPTGARAAVAGPGRDATPDVAMVGTVRSDPDGRGAGQRAEQMPVLKDSGPSPRAGAVPLSGQAEAAINPDARPAPEFRVADLSRPSLSTGIGGPEVAPDPRPVIRQVTDALVITRGDRTEIALSPEELGRIRLVMSGPDRSQITLWAERPETLELVRRNADLLTQQLAEAGVTADSLDFRRDDRGGGPAFPPLEPTEEGESQAVPTALRVTLAPAPLSDRRVDIRL; encoded by the coding sequence ATGGCTGAGATCCAGATGACCCCGACCTGGCCGTCCCGTGCGGAGGCGGCGCCCGAGACCGTCATGCCCCTCGACGGGGACCCGGGCTTTGCGCTGCTGCCCGTGGCGGCCGGGACTTTTTGGCCTCTTGCAGGTGCGGCGATGCCGGGGGCGCCTGGACCCGGGGCGACGGCCTCCGATCCCCTGGCCCGCTGGCTGGAGGGGGTGCTGGGCATGACGGCGGAATTCGCCGCGCCGCCCGCGAAGAATCCGGTCCTGCCCACCCCCGGTGCGGTCACGGTGCAGGTTGAGGGGGAGTTGGCTGCGCCCCTCGAGGAGCCGATGCCCGCCGAGGCGCAGGCAATCGAGGTGGGAACGGTCGAGACATCGGTCACGGCTGAGGTGCCGGGCGAAGGCAAGAACCCCGAATCGCCGGCAGGGATCGCGGTGCCCGAGGCGGATGCACCGCCGGTGCCGAAGACGGTGCCCAAGACGGTGGAGGGGGCGATGCCGCCGACGGACGGCATGGTCTTGCGCCTGAAGGAAGCGGATGCGCGGGGGACGCCGCAGGCAGGATCCGCGCAGGTCGCACCCCCGCCCGCGGACGCCCGGCATCTCGGGCCACCCCCGACAGGGGAGGCGTCCGTGGCCGTGGCACCGCCCGCGCCGATCGCGGGGGGGAAAGAGACCGATCCAAGCCTGGCCTCCGATGCGGACCAGCCGGGTCAGAGGCCCTTGCAGTCGGATCAACCGACCGGCAATGCACGCCCCGGTGATGTGGCAGCGGACCCGAGTGCCACGGAAGGTCGCGAATCGCCGACCGGCGCAAGGGCAGCGGTGGCCGGGCCCGGACGCGACGCGACACCCGACGTGGCGATGGTTGGAACGGTCAGATCCGATCCCGATGGGCGCGGCGCTGGCCAGAGGGCCGAGCAGATGCCTGTTCTGAAGGACTCCGGTCCCTCGCCGCGCGCGGGCGCCGTGCCGCTTTCCGGTCAGGCCGAGGCAGCGATCAACCCGGACGCTCGGCCCGCGCCCGAGTTTCGCGTGGCGGACCTGTCACGGCCCTCCCTGTCCACCGGGATCGGCGGGCCGGAGGTCGCCCCGGATCCCCGGCCGGTCATCCGGCAGGTGACCGATGCCTTGGTCATCACGCGGGGCGATCGGACCGAAATCGCCCTGTCGCCCGAGGAGCTGGGTCGGATCCGGCTGGTCATGTCGGGCCCCGACCGCAGCCAGATCACGCTCTGGGCCGAGCGGCCCGAAACGCTGGAGCTGGTGCGGCGCAATGCCGACCTGCTGACTCAGCAACTGGCCGAGGCGGGGGTGACGGCCGACAGCCTCGACTTCCGGCGCGACGACCGGGGGGGCGGACCCGCGTTCCCGCCCCTCGAACCGACCGAGGAGGGCGAGAGCCAGGCCGTGCCCACCGCCCTGCGCGTGACCCTTGCGCCTGCGCCGCTGAGCGATCGGCGCGTCGACATCAGATTGTAG
- a CDS encoding rod-binding protein — MQIDPLVPARGPKAGPHAVADQLEQAFLEEMLKYCGPSPAEGAFSGGAGEDQFASFLTREHAALLARRLDLGFAAMLGARE, encoded by the coding sequence ATGCAGATCGACCCCCTCGTACCGGCGCGCGGGCCCAAGGCCGGGCCCCATGCGGTCGCGGACCAGCTGGAACAGGCATTTCTGGAGGAGATGCTGAAATATTGCGGCCCTTCCCCGGCCGAGGGCGCCTTTTCCGGCGGCGCCGGAGAGGATCAGTTCGCCAGCTTCCTGACGCGCGAACATGCGGCGCTTCTGGCCCGGCGGCTGGACCTGGGATTCGCGGCGATGCTGGGCGCGCGGGAATGA
- a CDS encoding flagellin N-terminal helical domain-containing protein, translated as MTSILTNNSAMVALQTLKSVNAQLGKTQADIATGKSVANAKDSAAVWAISKVMETDQSAFKTIQSNLNVADAVVTTARTGAEKVVESLRSIKDLAAGAYNTATASEKAKITTDINLKFKEIASVINGTQMNGVNLLKSGTADLKVLASLDRGATVATKTNSISVATTGLDTLIGALGLDPAVPATFGVSTIFTATSLDVSADDLTNIGAFITAIETSISGVLEKTAQLGSYGKQLTGQAEFVGKLADSLKSGIGALVDADMEESSARLQALQTQQQLGIQSLSIANQAPAAIMALFRG; from the coding sequence ATGACCAGCATTCTGACCAACAACAGCGCCATGGTCGCGCTGCAGACCCTGAAATCCGTGAATGCCCAGCTGGGCAAGACCCAGGCCGACATCGCGACCGGCAAGTCCGTCGCCAATGCCAAGGACAGCGCGGCGGTCTGGGCCATCTCCAAGGTCATGGAAACCGACCAGTCGGCGTTCAAGACCATCCAGTCGAACCTGAACGTGGCGGATGCCGTGGTGACCACGGCCCGCACCGGTGCGGAGAAGGTCGTCGAAAGCCTGCGCTCCATCAAGGATCTGGCAGCCGGCGCTTACAACACCGCGACGGCCAGCGAGAAGGCGAAGATCACCACCGACATCAACCTGAAGTTCAAGGAGATCGCGTCGGTCATCAACGGCACGCAGATGAACGGCGTGAACCTGCTGAAATCCGGCACGGCCGACCTGAAGGTTCTGGCCTCGCTGGACCGCGGCGCTACCGTGGCGACCAAGACCAACTCCATCTCGGTCGCGACCACGGGTCTCGACACCCTGATCGGCGCGCTCGGCCTTGATCCGGCTGTGCCGGCGACCTTTGGTGTGTCGACCATCTTCACCGCCACCAGCCTGGACGTTAGCGCGGATGACCTCACCAATATTGGTGCGTTCATCACCGCGATTGAAACCTCGATCAGCGGCGTTCTGGAAAAGACCGCCCAACTGGGCTCCTACGGCAAGCAGCTGACCGGTCAGGCCGAGTTCGTGGGCAAGCTGGCCGACTCGCTCAAGTCGGGCATCGGCGCCCTCGTGGACGCCGACATGGAGGAATCCTCGGCACGCCTGCAGGCGCTGCAGACGCAGCAGCAGCTGGGCATCCAGTCGTTGTCGATCGCCAACCAGGCGCCGGCGGCCATCATGGCCCTGTTCCGCGGCTGA
- the flaF gene encoding flagellar biosynthesis regulator FlaF — MPLNDHGYRSSGLRTARDAEYDAFSRVTRMLRQSPRQTDNQDTILAVHTNTELWTLLAFDLAEPGNALPDTTKAGLMSLAGFAIRHGHAVMAGEAATDPLIDINMTVMRGLRGEGAA, encoded by the coding sequence ATGCCCCTGAACGACCATGGCTATCGCTCCAGCGGCCTGCGCACGGCCCGGGACGCCGAATACGACGCCTTCTCGCGCGTCACCCGCATGCTGCGGCAATCGCCGCGCCAGACCGACAACCAGGACACGATCCTGGCCGTCCACACGAATACCGAGCTCTGGACCCTCCTGGCCTTCGACCTGGCCGAACCCGGCAATGCCCTGCCCGACACGACCAAGGCGGGCCTGATGTCGCTGGCCGGCTTCGCGATCCGCCACGGCCATGCGGTGATGGCCGGCGAGGCTGCCACCGATCCGCTGATCGACATCAACATGACCGTCATGCGCGGCCTGCGCGGCGAGGGGGCGGCATGA
- a CDS encoding flagellar biosynthesis repressor FlbT, which translates to MSGLVLKLAPNERVLINGAVIENGDRRTRIAIKTPNANVLRLRDAIHPDSARTPVSRALYIAQLILSGDTEPLAGMSQLAVAIEQLSQVFEDRDSRILLADATAAALEPNPYQAMRKLRDLLPREARLFAASHE; encoded by the coding sequence ATGAGCGGCCTGGTCCTCAAGCTGGCCCCGAACGAACGGGTGCTGATCAATGGCGCCGTGATCGAGAACGGCGACCGCCGGACCAGGATCGCCATCAAGACCCCCAATGCGAATGTCCTGCGCCTGCGCGATGCGATCCATCCCGACAGCGCCCGCACGCCCGTCTCGCGCGCGCTCTACATCGCGCAGCTGATCCTGTCGGGCGACACCGAACCCCTGGCCGGGATGTCCCAGCTGGCCGTCGCCATCGAACAGCTGAGCCAGGTCTTCGAGGATCGCGACAGCCGCATCCTGCTGGCCGATGCGACCGCCGCCGCGCTCGAGCCCAACCCCTATCAGGCGATGCGCAAGCTGCGCGACCTTCTGCCGCGCGAGGCACGCCTCTTCGCCGCCAGCCACGAATGA
- a CDS encoding DUF1217 domain-containing protein, translating into MTISVGATGLVGWKIVQRIEARQIQAVARDPVVQRSTTYFRDTISRTTQAADLVKDYRLLSLALSAFGLEADLPNKAFIQKVLESDVADRTSLVNRLADKRYLRLAEAFGFGAKAVPADLGETVSTAFVQREFERRIGQGDDTLRLGLNARRELQQLGGRDSTDRTLWFEVIGNAPLRKVFQGAFGFGENYGRLPVDRQLEEYTKASERLLGSSSFKDISSPEAIDRLVQTYMARSQLTVFPAANRYSAALTLLQNA; encoded by the coding sequence ATGACCATCTCCGTCGGTGCCACCGGGCTGGTCGGCTGGAAGATCGTCCAGCGGATCGAGGCCCGCCAGATCCAGGCCGTGGCCCGCGATCCCGTGGTGCAGCGGTCGACCACCTATTTCCGCGACACCATCTCCCGCACCACCCAGGCCGCCGATCTGGTCAAGGACTACCGCCTGCTCAGCTTGGCCCTGTCGGCCTTCGGGCTGGAAGCCGACCTGCCCAACAAGGCCTTCATCCAGAAGGTCCTGGAAAGCGATGTCGCGGACAGGACCTCGCTGGTGAACCGGCTGGCGGACAAGCGCTACCTGCGGCTGGCCGAGGCCTTCGGGTTCGGCGCCAAGGCGGTGCCGGCCGATCTGGGCGAGACGGTCAGCACGGCCTTCGTCCAGCGCGAGTTCGAACGCCGCATCGGCCAGGGCGATGACACCCTGCGCCTGGGACTGAACGCCCGGCGCGAGCTGCAGCAGTTGGGCGGCCGCGACTCCACCGACCGCACCCTGTGGTTCGAGGTGATCGGCAACGCCCCCCTGCGCAAGGTCTTCCAAGGCGCCTTCGGCTTCGGCGAGAACTATGGCCGCCTGCCCGTCGACCGCCAGCTGGAGGAATATACCAAGGCCTCGGAACGCCTGCTGGGCAGCTCCAGCTTCAAGGACATCTCCTCGCCCGAGGCGATCGACCGGCTGGTCCAGACCTACATGGCCCGGTCGCAGCTGACCGTCTTTCCGGCCGCGAACCGCTACAGCGCCGCGCTGACCCTGCTGCAGAACGCCTGA